In one Pseudomonadota bacterium genomic region, the following are encoded:
- a CDS encoding YgiQ family radical SAM protein: MPAAPPLFGYRPYWAHRFGVAPFLPTSREEMDALGWDSCDIIVVTGDAYVDHPSFGMAIVGRLLEAQGFRVGIIAQPDWQSTQDFQALGRPNLFFGITAGNMDSMVNRYTSDRKRRSDDAYTPGGAGGARPDRAVVVYSQRLREAFAGVPLVIGGIEASLRRIAHYDYWQEKIRRSVLLDARADLLVYGNGERAIVEIAHRLGAGEDIAELEDVRGTAYLRPQLPEGWTEIDSTHLDTPGRVDPHPDPYEMKMGNADAGTGEGCDAGDPTPAEPTAAPKEHVVRFQRRVPRADRATSYIRLPAYEQVTDDPILYAHASRILHLESNPGNARALVQRHGDKDVWLNPPPLPLHTNEMDAVYELPYARVAHPKYGDAKIPAYEMIRFSVTIQRGCFGGCTFCSITEHEGRIIQNRSEKSILKEVETIRDDVPGFTGVISDLGGPTANMYRLACKDPKIEAACRRPSCVYPGICPNLNTDHAPLINLYRKARALPGIKKILIASGVRYDLAIESPEYVKELASHHVGGYLKIAPEAIGEGPLKAMMKPGVGTYYRFKELFDRYSKAAGKEQYLIPYFIAAHPGTTDEDMLELALWLKANGFRADQVQAFLPGPMATATAMYHSGKNPLRKVTQDSEGVAVPKGLRQRRLHKAFLRYHDAENWPLLRDALRRMGRADLIGNGKRHLIPRYQPAGTGVAPEGRRRKGAAAASPKGGKPFRTQHTRAESGPHKKKRPGPKTRA, from the coding sequence ATGCCCGCCGCGCCACCGCTCTTCGGCTATCGCCCTTACTGGGCGCACCGCTTCGGCGTCGCCCCGTTCCTGCCCACCTCCCGCGAGGAGATGGATGCCTTAGGCTGGGATAGTTGCGACATCATCGTCGTAACAGGCGATGCGTACGTTGACCATCCTAGCTTCGGCATGGCCATCGTCGGCCGCCTGCTCGAGGCCCAGGGCTTCCGGGTCGGCATCATCGCCCAGCCCGACTGGCAATCGACCCAGGATTTCCAGGCCTTAGGCCGGCCGAACCTGTTCTTCGGCATCACCGCGGGCAACATGGACTCGATGGTGAACCGCTACACCTCGGACCGTAAGCGCCGCTCCGACGACGCTTACACGCCGGGCGGTGCGGGCGGCGCGCGTCCCGATCGCGCCGTGGTGGTGTACAGCCAGCGCCTGCGCGAGGCCTTTGCCGGCGTGCCCCTGGTGATCGGGGGCATCGAGGCGAGCCTGCGGCGCATCGCCCACTACGACTACTGGCAGGAGAAGATCCGGCGCTCCGTGCTCCTCGACGCCCGCGCGGACCTGTTGGTCTATGGCAACGGCGAGCGCGCCATCGTCGAGATCGCCCACCGCCTCGGCGCCGGCGAGGACATCGCCGAACTCGAGGACGTGCGCGGCACAGCCTACCTCAGGCCCCAGCTGCCCGAGGGCTGGACGGAGATCGACTCCACCCACCTGGACACCCCGGGCCGCGTCGATCCCCATCCCGATCCGTATGAAATGAAGATGGGCAACGCTGACGCGGGCACCGGTGAGGGCTGCGACGCGGGCGACCCCACGCCAGCCGAGCCCACGGCCGCGCCTAAGGAACACGTCGTGCGCTTCCAGCGCCGCGTGCCGCGCGCCGACCGCGCGACGAGCTACATCCGCCTGCCCGCCTACGAACAGGTCACTGACGACCCGATCCTCTACGCTCACGCCTCGCGCATCCTGCACCTGGAGTCGAACCCGGGTAACGCCCGCGCCCTGGTCCAGCGCCACGGCGACAAGGACGTCTGGCTGAACCCGCCGCCCCTGCCGTTGCACACCAACGAGATGGACGCGGTGTACGAGCTGCCCTACGCACGCGTCGCGCACCCGAAGTACGGCGACGCGAAGATCCCGGCATACGAGATGATTCGCTTCTCCGTGACCATCCAGCGCGGGTGCTTCGGCGGCTGCACCTTCTGCTCGATCACCGAGCACGAGGGCCGCATCATCCAGAATCGCTCGGAGAAGTCGATCCTCAAGGAGGTGGAGACGATCCGCGACGACGTGCCGGGATTTACCGGCGTGATCTCCGATCTCGGCGGCCCCACGGCGAACATGTATCGCCTCGCCTGCAAGGATCCGAAGATCGAGGCGGCGTGCCGTCGCCCGTCGTGCGTCTACCCGGGTATCTGCCCGAACCTGAACACCGACCACGCGCCGCTGATCAACTTGTATCGCAAGGCGCGCGCTCTGCCCGGGATCAAGAAGATCCTGATCGCCTCTGGGGTGCGCTACGACCTCGCGATCGAGTCGCCCGAGTACGTTAAGGAACTCGCTAGCCACCACGTGGGCGGTTATCTGAAGATCGCCCCCGAGGCGATCGGCGAGGGCCCGCTGAAGGCGATGATGAAGCCCGGCGTCGGCACGTACTACCGCTTCAAGGAGCTGTTCGACCGCTACTCGAAGGCGGCGGGCAAGGAGCAGTACCTGATCCCCTACTTCATCGCGGCCCACCCGGGCACCACCGATGAGGACATGCTGGAGCTGGCGCTCTGGCTGAAGGCCAACGGCTTCCGCGCGGACCAGGTGCAGGCCTTCCTGCCGGGGCCGATGGCGACGGCCACGGCCATGTACCACTCGGGCAAGAACCCCCTGCGCAAGGTCACCCAGGACAGCGAAGGCGTGGCGGTGCCGAAGGGCCTGCGCCAGCGCCGCCTGCACAAGGCCTTCCTGCGCTACCACGACGCGGAGAACTGGCCGCTCCTGCGCGACGCCCTGCGTCGCATGGGCAGGGCGGATCTCATCGGCAACGGGAAGCGACACCTGATCCCGCGCTACCAGCCGGCGGGCACGGGGGTGGCCCCCGAAGGGCGTCGTCGCAAGGGGGCCGCGGCGGCCTCGCCGAAGGGCGGCAAGCCCTTCCGCACCCAGCACACGCGCGCCGAGAGCGGACCGCACAAAAAAAAGCGCCCCGGTCCGAAGACCAGGGCGTAA
- a CDS encoding sigma-70 family RNA polymerase sigma factor, whose product MTSLDTLSDEALIKRWRAHPEQGDACLEQLFRNSYPRVAAWCRRFCRDPEQAADVVQEVFVKVQDKLAAYRGESRFSTWLYSVTRRVAIDHGLAQARQPQAEDAAKAPDPIDPDLHTEELTAREQVLERLRAAMQSDLAPEEAKVVYLHYVDGMSLPAITRQLALTNRSGAKASLVSGMRKLRKRFGPWLARELGVEPGSPA is encoded by the coding sequence GTGACCAGCCTCGACACGCTCTCCGACGAAGCGCTCATCAAGCGCTGGCGCGCTCACCCGGAGCAGGGTGATGCTTGCCTGGAGCAGCTGTTCCGCAACAGCTACCCGCGGGTGGCGGCCTGGTGTCGACGCTTCTGCCGTGATCCGGAACAGGCGGCGGACGTGGTGCAGGAGGTCTTCGTGAAGGTGCAGGACAAGTTGGCGGCCTACCGGGGCGAGAGTCGCTTCAGCACCTGGCTCTACAGCGTCACCCGCCGGGTGGCGATCGACCACGGCCTGGCCCAGGCTCGCCAGCCCCAGGCTGAGGACGCGGCCAAGGCGCCGGATCCCATCGACCCCGACCTGCACACGGAAGAGCTCACCGCACGCGAACAGGTGCTGGAGCGCCTGCGCGCAGCGATGCAGAGCGACCTGGCGCCGGAGGAAGCGAAGGTGGTGTACCTGCACTACGTCGACGGCATGAGCCTGCCCGCCATCACTCGCCAGCTGGCGCTGACCAATCGCTCGGGCGCCAAGGCATCGCTCGTCAGTGGCATGCGCAAGCTAAGAAAACGCTTCGGCCCTTGGTTGGCCCGAGAGCTCGGCGTCGAGCCGGGGAGTCCCGCATGA
- a CDS encoding RNA polymerase sigma factor yields the protein MKQPTVETDSNRYAEDERRWARLMTQAQAGDQGAYAQLLREISIAIEDFICHRFGQIEMLEDCVQECLVSVHQARHTYDPGRSFRPWLFTLVRHRTIDLLRRGNTWHRLQRQPVPGASSSDTLNRLIDGAQALAKIPEDLRRAVILVKYEGLTAKEAATRLGIRESALKARLRRGLEAVFAELNREGSVNG from the coding sequence GTGAAACAGCCGACAGTGGAGACCGATAGCAACCGCTACGCTGAGGATGAGCGCCGTTGGGCTCGTCTGATGACCCAGGCGCAAGCGGGCGACCAGGGGGCCTACGCGCAGCTGCTCCGGGAGATATCGATTGCCATCGAAGACTTCATCTGCCACCGTTTCGGTCAGATCGAAATGCTCGAAGACTGCGTGCAGGAGTGTCTCGTGAGCGTGCATCAGGCGCGGCACACCTACGATCCGGGGCGCTCCTTCCGGCCCTGGCTCTTCACCCTCGTCCGTCACCGGACCATCGATTTGCTCCGCCGCGGCAACACCTGGCACCGCCTGCAACGCCAGCCCGTGCCGGGGGCATCCTCCTCGGATACCCTCAATCGCCTGATCGATGGGGCCCAAGCCCTGGCGAAGATCCCGGAGGACCTGCGCAGAGCAGTCATCCTCGTGAAGTACGAGGGGCTCACCGCCAAGGAAGCAGCCACCCGTTTGGGGATTCGCGAGAGTGCACTGAAGGCGCGCCTGCGCCGAGGGCTCGAAGCGGTGTTCGCTGAGCTGAACCGCGAAGGGAGCGTGAACGGATGA
- a CDS encoding spondin domain-containing protein, protein MKLSLAAIGATALALTSFGASAATVQITVTVENLTPQNSVAFAPLRVGFHNGTFDAFDIGEAAGDAIISVAEGGSGDAWFPAFEAADPTAVLGSVVPDPAGPLVPGATAMATFTVDTDINSYFTFASMVVPSNDFFIGNDSPTQYQLFDGSGNLIISDILVGAADIWDAGSEIFDPSAAAFVVGGDNDARTPQNSVVAFNFAELAAFNGLETGAGYIFDSQLTASSDVYLISFDVAAVPVPAALPLMGGALGLLGFSVRRRRTAAV, encoded by the coding sequence ATGAAACTCAGCCTCGCGGCCATCGGCGCGACTGCGCTAGCCCTCACCTCCTTCGGCGCGTCCGCTGCCACCGTGCAGATCACCGTGACCGTCGAAAACCTCACGCCGCAGAACAGCGTGGCCTTCGCCCCCCTGCGCGTCGGTTTCCACAACGGCACCTTCGATGCCTTCGACATCGGCGAGGCGGCCGGCGATGCCATCATCTCGGTGGCCGAGGGCGGCTCGGGTGATGCCTGGTTCCCGGCCTTCGAGGCGGCGGATCCAACGGCCGTGCTCGGCAGCGTGGTGCCGGATCCGGCAGGCCCGCTGGTGCCGGGCGCTACCGCCATGGCCACCTTCACGGTGGATACGGATATCAACTCGTACTTCACCTTCGCGTCGATGGTCGTGCCCAGTAACGACTTCTTCATCGGCAACGACAGCCCCACCCAGTACCAGCTGTTCGACGGCAGCGGGAACCTGATCATCTCGGACATCCTGGTCGGCGCTGCTGACATCTGGGATGCCGGTTCAGAGATCTTCGATCCGAGCGCTGCCGCCTTCGTGGTGGGTGGCGATAACGACGCGCGCACCCCGCAGAACTCGGTGGTGGCGTTCAACTTCGCTGAGCTGGCGGCGTTCAACGGGCTCGAGACGGGTGCCGGCTACATCTTCGATAGCCAGCTCACGGCTAGCAGCGATGTTTACCTGATCTCCTTCGACGTGGCAGCGGTTCCGGTACCGGCGGCGTTGCCGCTCATGGGCGGGGCGCTCGGGTTGCTCGGCTTTTCGGTGCGGCGTCGTCGTACGGCTGCTGTCTGA
- a CDS encoding VOC family protein produces the protein MATRMEHANLHVRHFDEAVRFLTAAFPDFRVRSEETREGGLRWMHIGTDETYIALNETRDDAPGHAPYSGSAGVNHLGYEVDDVDALRARLSAAGFRDSTYPNSHPHRKRVYFYDADGNDWEFVQYFTEDRALRNDYELPDD, from the coding sequence ATGGCCACACGAATGGAACACGCGAACTTGCACGTACGCCACTTCGATGAAGCAGTCCGCTTCCTCACCGCCGCGTTCCCCGACTTCCGCGTGCGCAGCGAGGAGACGCGCGAGGGTGGTTTGCGCTGGATGCACATCGGCACGGATGAGACGTACATCGCCCTGAACGAGACGCGCGACGACGCCCCCGGCCACGCGCCCTACAGTGGCAGTGCAGGCGTGAATCACCTGGGCTACGAGGTGGACGATGTGGACGCCTTGCGGGCGCGCTTGTCGGCGGCGGGTTTTCGGGATTCGACGTATCCGAACAGCCATCCCCACCGAAAGCGCGTGTACTTCTACGACGCGGACGGCAACGACTGGGAGTTCGTGCAGTACTTCACGGAGGACCGCGCGTTGAGGAACGACTACGAGCTGCCGGATGACTAG
- a CDS encoding kelch repeat-containing protein, producing the protein MAIGDYRNTPATFARTVGFTALGLIMLLAGCGGGGSSNGSSNADDPQAEPPPVAQIETQGGIQKGPFIIGSTISVNVLTAEAEATSATITTETRDDFGTFAFSADEGALVRISANGFYRNELTGQVSGEITLRGVHSVAEGTSAYINVLTHLTSDRIVELISSAGLTFEAARDQAETEFLLAFSEVVQNSGEFPFVSLSIYDTPDARSSAYLLAVSAILLERASELAEENASDADAELSLLLNSLVADFAEDGTIETPLDGLRTAIPNLRPDQISANTAALVADNPDFVPADINEFLDTDLDGEFNAVDTDDDNDLIPDDVDTSPYERDLVASSQALAVDEDTSLLVDVSTNASDQLPVALLITRAPSNGTVNGAYPTLTYTPDENYAGVDSFSYQVSQGELASDIASISITVNPINDAPVISGNPPQETLTDALFSFTPSVLNVEADNLTFSIENAPAWAAFDPATGTLEGTPIRSESGTTDDIRIRVSDGQASADLAPFSLTVAKAPWFSGPELPAVRQSPAVAGTNDAIYVHGGFVEGPGALERSTLMDRFDPSTNTWTSLSPSPEVQINHTAHVVGDMFYAFGGGESGNRAIDSVYAYSIPEDEWSQRESMSVARENHASCLFGNEVYVFGGRNPDGTLGSVESYNPETNAWTPRADMPAPAWGVSCATLGELIYVFGGATDERAINVYDPSLDAWSSAGALSSAKRYGVNVVVYQDQAYLLGGYQCTEGCGPLATADVFDPANGGQLTARASIPRETTGGGAAVIGDLIYLLAADNRNNQQLVLLRIYEPGVDD; encoded by the coding sequence ATGGCCATTGGCGATTACCGGAATACCCCAGCAACATTCGCGCGAACCGTAGGCTTCACTGCTCTCGGGTTGATTATGTTATTAGCAGGATGCGGAGGCGGCGGCAGCTCGAACGGAAGCAGCAATGCAGACGATCCGCAGGCCGAGCCACCCCCTGTGGCACAGATCGAAACGCAGGGCGGCATCCAAAAGGGCCCTTTCATCATCGGCTCGACGATCAGCGTGAACGTGCTCACCGCCGAGGCTGAGGCCACAAGCGCGACGATCACGACTGAAACTCGAGATGACTTCGGCACCTTCGCCTTCTCTGCCGACGAGGGCGCCCTGGTACGCATCTCCGCCAACGGCTTCTATCGCAATGAGTTGACCGGGCAGGTATCCGGAGAGATCACTCTACGCGGCGTTCACTCGGTCGCCGAAGGCACGAGCGCCTACATCAACGTGCTCACGCACCTAACGAGCGACCGCATCGTCGAACTCATCTCAAGCGCAGGCCTCACCTTCGAAGCGGCTCGAGATCAAGCCGAAACGGAGTTCCTGCTAGCCTTCAGCGAGGTGGTGCAAAACTCAGGTGAGTTCCCGTTCGTCTCCTTGTCGATCTACGACACTCCTGACGCGCGATCGAGCGCCTACCTTCTCGCCGTCTCAGCGATCTTGCTGGAGCGCGCGTCCGAACTCGCCGAGGAGAATGCCTCCGATGCTGACGCAGAACTCTCACTGCTGCTGAACTCGCTGGTTGCCGACTTCGCCGAGGACGGCACCATCGAAACACCCTTGGACGGACTACGAACCGCGATCCCGAATCTTCGCCCCGACCAAATCAGTGCAAACACTGCAGCGCTGGTTGCAGACAATCCTGACTTCGTGCCGGCGGACATCAATGAGTTCCTCGATACGGATCTGGACGGGGAGTTCAACGCCGTCGACACGGACGATGACAACGATCTGATTCCGGACGATGTGGACACCTCACCGTACGAACGTGATCTCGTCGCGAGCAGTCAGGCGCTTGCCGTAGACGAAGACACAAGTCTGCTTGTGGATGTATCGACCAATGCATCGGATCAACTGCCCGTCGCGCTTCTGATCACCCGCGCACCGAGCAACGGAACGGTGAACGGTGCCTATCCGACGCTCACCTACACACCCGACGAGAACTACGCGGGCGTGGATTCCTTCTCGTATCAGGTTTCACAGGGTGAACTCGCAAGCGACATCGCGAGCATCTCCATCACCGTCAACCCGATCAACGATGCCCCGGTAATCTCCGGCAATCCGCCCCAGGAGACCCTTACGGATGCGTTGTTCAGCTTTACGCCATCCGTGTTGAACGTCGAAGCCGACAACCTCACCTTCAGCATCGAGAACGCGCCAGCATGGGCCGCCTTCGACCCTGCCACCGGCACGCTGGAAGGCACCCCGATCAGGAGCGAGAGCGGCACCACGGACGACATACGTATCCGTGTGAGTGACGGACAGGCGTCGGCGGATCTGGCCCCCTTTTCGCTTACGGTAGCGAAGGCGCCGTGGTTCTCGGGACCCGAGTTGCCGGCGGTGCGCCAGTCGCCAGCGGTGGCCGGCACGAACGACGCGATCTATGTGCACGGTGGATTCGTCGAGGGACCCGGCGCACTTGAACGCAGCACGCTCATGGATCGATTCGATCCGTCGACCAACACATGGACGAGCCTTTCACCCTCGCCCGAAGTGCAGATCAATCATACGGCGCATGTTGTCGGCGACATGTTCTACGCGTTCGGCGGCGGTGAGTCAGGCAACAGGGCCATCGACAGCGTGTACGCCTACTCCATCCCCGAGGACGAGTGGTCCCAGCGCGAATCGATGAGCGTCGCGCGGGAGAACCATGCCTCATGCCTGTTCGGCAACGAAGTCTACGTGTTCGGCGGACGCAACCCCGATGGCACGCTTGGTTCGGTCGAGTCTTACAACCCCGAGACGAATGCCTGGACGCCCCGGGCCGACATGCCGGCACCGGCATGGGGCGTTTCGTGCGCGACACTCGGCGAGCTGATTTATGTGTTTGGCGGGGCGACGGACGAGAGGGCGATTAATGTGTACGACCCCTCCCTGGATGCCTGGTCATCCGCAGGCGCCCTAAGCTCAGCCAAACGCTACGGGGTTAACGTTGTCGTCTACCAAGATCAGGCCTACCTGCTTGGCGGCTACCAATGCACCGAAGGCTGTGGCCCCCTGGCGACGGCGGATGTTTTCGATCCCGCAAACGGCGGCCAGCTAACGGCACGGGCGAGCATTCCACGGGAAACAACGGGCGGTGGTGCAGCCGTCATAGGCGATTTGATCTACCTGCTCGCCGCCGACAACAGAAACAACCAACAGCTAGTGCTGCTGAGAATCTACGAGCCGGGTGTCGACGACTGA
- a CDS encoding DUF3465 domain-containing protein encodes MPKTVIGALLLVAGAVFTVLENGGLSMGNGDSGAGGSGDGLTVESLFAAQRSDTWLTVDGRVDRILSDDNEGSRHQRFIMRTASGHTVLVAHNIDLAPRVAGIREDDPIRVYGEYEWNDRGGVVHWTHHDPDGGIPGGWVEHRGERYR; translated from the coding sequence ATGCCAAAGACGGTCATCGGGGCCTTGCTGCTGGTGGCCGGCGCAGTATTCACCGTGTTAGAAAACGGTGGATTATCAATGGGTAACGGTGACTCTGGGGCCGGCGGCAGCGGCGACGGGCTCACCGTGGAGTCGCTCTTCGCAGCCCAGCGTAGCGACACCTGGCTGACCGTCGACGGCCGCGTCGACCGCATCCTCTCGGACGACAACGAGGGTTCGCGCCACCAGCGCTTCATCATGCGCACCGCCTCGGGGCACACGGTGCTGGTTGCCCATAACATCGATCTGGCGCCCCGCGTGGCGGGTATTCGCGAGGACGATCCGATCCGCGTGTACGGCGAGTACGAGTGGAACGATCGCGGTGGCGTCGTGCACTGGACCCACCATGACCCGGACGGGGGCATCCCCGGCGGTTGGGTGGAGCACCGCGGCGAGCGCTACCGCTGA
- a CDS encoding CHAT domain-containing tetratricopeptide repeat protein — MRNGTAVCSLPLLLLTFAHACADTLDEARTLHGNGELDAALEAYTEITNAPDQHSAKDRGTAHNNACVILLGKGAYSEARERCDAALTLRRDQRDNLRGLGRTLNNAGLVHQQLGEFALAAERYREALAINREREDWLAIAINSSNLGLLHTLAGDYGLAAARFDEAIAVADDHPDAPWSAQQRALARINQGVALEKLGAYREALSLFQLVRESAQLLDEGQRALLEVNLGVVYRNLGDPVAALRAFDEAKPLYDALDDRGGLANAWLNSGIVKHEDLANLEGALPDMQRALQIARDSGDRPEEITALLALGRLALSDGSGAAKGYFDLSLALARQTGSAEARWASLEGLARVALTEGDRAQALDHLREAIDIVESVGVGVRTAGVRSDFFGERRAVYELTVSVLASEYATAQDPALARLALNVARQAKARELSDALGRPELAGEAMTQQGVIEFFVAEERLYRWLIPDGADQPMQLHALDADPRALETQINAIYRALARGEQPDVAAAQALAAQLFQALPEAALDGEALYIAPDSFLYRVPFDLLPMASGSPLVETLALGILPSDRLLASAAAAPPVQTGAWAGFADPVIEAADAGPALARRRLAVTLDPLPAAAEELDRIARWVGPESSQHLGSAATEQAVLSALTDGTSVVHLATHAVLDERVGGTAAIVLSPEGDRDGLLTPEEIASVAVRSRLAVLSACRTAADLASEPRALESLTGAFLAGGAEAVVATLWDVEDTVSAAFMDQFYYQLGRGVGAGEALRQAKLALRSTPGWEHPTHWAAYVLVGRLDLDPLGAVRAGSRWSTPLALAALAAGLLALWLATRRRRVPASG; from the coding sequence GCAGCCTGCCCCTGCTGCTCCTGACCTTCGCCCACGCCTGCGCCGACACCCTGGACGAGGCACGCACCCTGCACGGCAACGGCGAACTCGACGCCGCCCTCGAGGCCTACACCGAGATCACCAACGCCCCGGACCAGCATTCCGCTAAAGATCGCGGCACCGCCCACAACAACGCCTGCGTGATCCTCTTGGGCAAGGGCGCCTACAGCGAGGCCCGGGAACGCTGCGACGCCGCCCTCACCCTGCGCCGCGACCAGCGCGACAACCTGCGCGGCCTCGGCCGCACACTCAACAACGCAGGCCTCGTGCACCAGCAGCTCGGCGAGTTCGCCCTCGCCGCCGAGCGCTACCGCGAAGCCCTCGCCATCAACCGCGAGCGCGAGGACTGGCTGGCAATCGCCATCAACAGCTCCAACCTCGGCCTATTGCACACCTTAGCCGGTGACTACGGCCTCGCGGCGGCCCGCTTCGACGAGGCCATCGCCGTCGCGGACGATCACCCGGATGCACCATGGTCGGCGCAGCAGCGCGCCCTCGCCCGCATCAACCAGGGCGTGGCGCTCGAGAAACTCGGTGCTTACCGCGAGGCACTGAGCCTGTTCCAGCTGGTGCGCGAATCCGCGCAACTGTTGGACGAAGGCCAACGCGCCCTGCTCGAAGTGAACCTCGGCGTGGTCTATCGCAACCTCGGAGATCCTGTCGCTGCCCTGCGTGCCTTCGACGAGGCCAAACCCCTGTACGACGCACTGGACGACCGCGGCGGCCTGGCCAACGCCTGGCTCAACAGCGGCATCGTCAAGCATGAGGATCTGGCGAACCTGGAGGGCGCGTTGCCGGATATGCAGAGGGCCCTGCAGATCGCCCGCGACAGCGGCGACCGGCCGGAGGAAATCACCGCCCTGCTGGCGCTCGGGCGCCTTGCGCTGAGCGACGGCTCCGGCGCGGCCAAAGGGTATTTCGACCTGAGCTTGGCGCTCGCTCGTCAGACTGGGTCGGCGGAAGCACGATGGGCATCCCTGGAGGGCCTGGCCCGCGTCGCGCTGACCGAGGGCGACCGAGCGCAGGCACTCGACCACCTTCGTGAAGCGATCGATATCGTGGAGTCCGTAGGCGTGGGCGTGCGCACGGCGGGCGTGCGCAGTGACTTCTTCGGCGAACGGCGTGCCGTCTACGAACTCACCGTGAGCGTGCTCGCCTCGGAGTACGCGACCGCCCAAGACCCGGCGCTCGCGCGCTTGGCCTTGAACGTGGCGCGCCAAGCGAAGGCGCGGGAGCTGAGCGATGCCCTCGGCCGCCCTGAGCTCGCCGGCGAAGCCATGACGCAACAGGGCGTGATCGAGTTCTTCGTCGCAGAGGAGCGCCTCTACCGGTGGCTGATCCCCGACGGGGCAGACCAGCCGATGCAATTGCACGCGCTAGACGCCGATCCCCGCGCCCTCGAGACACAGATCAACGCCATCTACCGCGCCCTGGCTAGAGGCGAGCAACCCGACGTCGCGGCCGCACAGGCGCTGGCGGCCCAGCTCTTCCAGGCCCTGCCCGAGGCGGCGCTCGATGGCGAGGCGCTGTACATCGCGCCCGACAGCTTCCTCTACCGGGTGCCCTTCGACCTCCTACCGATGGCGAGCGGCAGCCCGCTGGTCGAGACCCTGGCGCTCGGCATTCTCCCGAGCGATCGCCTGCTCGCGAGCGCGGCGGCGGCACCCCCTGTGCAGACCGGCGCGTGGGCGGGCTTCGCGGATCCTGTCATCGAGGCAGCGGATGCCGGGCCCGCTCTCGCGCGACGGCGCCTCGCCGTGACCCTGGATCCGTTACCTGCGGCCGCCGAAGAACTCGATCGCATCGCGCGTTGGGTAGGGCCCGAGAGTTCGCAACACCTGGGGAGCGCCGCCACCGAACAAGCGGTGTTGTCAGCACTCACCGACGGCACCTCAGTGGTGCACCTGGCGACTCACGCCGTGCTGGACGAACGCGTCGGTGGCACCGCCGCCATCGTGCTCAGTCCCGAGGGCGACCGCGACGGACTCCTCACGCCCGAGGAGATCGCATCAGTGGCGGTTCGCAGCCGCCTCGCCGTGCTCTCCGCCTGCCGCACGGCGGCCGATCTCGCCTCCGAACCGAGGGCCCTCGAGTCCCTCACGGGCGCGTTCCTCGCTGGCGGGGCCGAAGCGGTCGTGGCCACGCTGTGGGATGTGGAGGACACGGTCTCCGCCGCCTTCATGGATCAGTTCTACTACCAGCTCGGGCGCGGTGTCGGCGCCGGCGAAGCCCTGCGCCAGGCCAAGCTCGCCCTGCGCTCCACGCCGGGCTGGGAGCATCCCACGCACTGGGCCGCCTACGTGCTGGTGGGCCGCCTTGACCTCGACCCGCTTGGGGCCGTTCGAGCAGGCTCGCGCTGGAGCACCCCGCTTGCGCTCGCTGCTCTCGCCGCCGGACTGCTAGCGCTTTGGTTAGCTACGCGACGACGGCGAGTGCCCGCTAGCGGATGA
- a CDS encoding NrsF family protein yields the protein MSRPTRDALIKDLVADAAKPVRNGAQTHLESALWVVLAAVWVVALTHLPGELRPGVMDQLASSPRLWTELALGFGTTVAFAHLAFRSALPGSPSLLLSALPALTLLILWVGLHLYGFVDPTFAPSMHGKREHCEWQVLTFGIPVLACGALVLRRWWPRGAFSGAALGLAAGALPAMLMQIACMHEPWHILTHHLLPGLALGPIGAVVGFLVLRPPRGQSVPRP from the coding sequence ATGAGTCGCCCCACGCGCGATGCGCTGATCAAGGACCTCGTGGCAGATGCCGCGAAACCCGTGCGCAACGGGGCGCAGACGCATTTGGAGAGCGCGCTGTGGGTGGTGCTGGCCGCCGTGTGGGTGGTGGCGCTGACGCATCTCCCGGGCGAACTGCGCCCCGGCGTGATGGATCAGCTGGCGAGCAGCCCCAGGCTGTGGACGGAACTGGCCTTGGGCTTTGGTACTACCGTCGCCTTCGCTCATCTGGCCTTTCGTTCCGCGCTCCCGGGGAGCCCCTCGCTGCTCCTGAGTGCCCTGCCGGCTCTCACCCTGCTCATCCTCTGGGTGGGGCTACACCTGTACGGCTTCGTCGACCCTACCTTTGCCCCGTCGATGCACGGCAAGCGGGAGCACTGCGAATGGCAGGTGCTCACCTTCGGAATCCCGGTGCTCGCCTGCGGTGCCCTGGTCCTGCGCCGCTGGTGGCCGCGGGGAGCCTTCTCGGGGGCGGCGCTTGGCCTGGCGGCCGGCGCACTGCCGGCAATGCTCATGCAAATCGCGTGCATGCACGAGCCCTGGCACATCCTCACGCACCATCTCCTGCCCGGCTTGGCGTTGGGGCCGATCGGCGCCGTTGTCGGCTTCCTGGTCCTGCGGCCCCCCCGCGGACAATCGGTTCCCCGTCCCTGA